CTCGGAGAGCCTGATGTGCTCATCCTCGACGAGCCCACGAGGGGCCTCGACCCCGAGTGGAGGCTCGAATTCAAGAGGTTTTTGAGAAAATATGCGAAGGAGAAAAACGCCTCCGTCATCTTCTCAACACACATACTGAGCGACGTTGATGAGGTGTGCGACACAGTAACAGTAATCCGTGAAGGTCAAGTTCTATTCTCCGGGGGCTTGGAGGGATTTCGGAGGAGCGCGCCGACCGAGGAAACAGTCCTCGTGAAGGTGGTGGAGGTTGAAAGGGCCATTGAAGTGCTCAGGGAGAAAGGTTACTCCCCTGGGATTGTAGGTGATTATATAGCCCTGAGGAACGCCGAGCCATCTGAGATAAACGCCCTCCTCGTGGGGGTCGGCCTGAGGGTTGAGGAAGTCAAGAGAAGGGAGCCGAGCCTTGAGGAGGTCTACGCGATGCTTCATCGGATTGATCCGTGATGCCCTCCTGGGAATCCCCATAATCCCCAACAGTTGAACTTCTCCCAGGCAACTCCTTGCTCATTTCTATCACATCCTTAACTCGCGGTTCTTGGATAAATACCTTTCCTCTCAAGCCACCAGAACATCACCCCGGCAATCAAAAACAATCCTAAGCTGACTGCATACGGCAGTGTCGCGTGAAGGCTCGCCAGTGCTCCGGCAACGAAGGGCGTGAAGAGGCCGATAAGCCTGTTGTAGCTCGATATCGCCGCGTGGAACTCGCTGGCGCGCTCCTTCGGAATCAGTTTGAACATCCAGGAGCGGTAGAAGGGGAACCAGAGGGTGTTTCCGAAGTCGCCGAGGGCATATACCGCCAGCGCCAGCCAGAAGGGTGGTGCCAATGCCATCACGAGAGCGTAGAAGGCGTTTATGAACATGCCCACGCCGATGGCCTGGAAGCCCTTCTCCTTGGGGACCCTCTCGCTGGCGTAGGTCCCGATTATCGAGGCCACACTGCTCGCACAGGCTATCAGGGTAACCTCGAACACCGTCTTGTGGAGCACGAAGACGACGTAGTTTATCAGTACTATCTCGGGCGCAAGCTCCCAGGCGAGGGTCAGCAAAGCCTCGAACGCCAGCAGGAGCTTGAACTCTCCGGCCCTAAACGTGAAGCCCTCCTGAGTAATGCGCTCCTCCCGGCCTACCGAGGGCAGGAAGCGCCAGATGTATGCCACCGTTATCACCGAGAACATACCGAAGAAGATGAAGGCCCAGCGGTAGCTCTCGGGGCCGGGATAGACGTAGCCGAGGATGTAGCCGAGAACCGGGAAGGTTATCAGTCTCGCTATCTCCGGCAAACGGAGATGCCAGGCGAATATCTCCTCGTACCTGTCTTCAGGATAGATTATCTGCTCGTAGGCTCTGTAGAGAGGATAAAGCACCGTCGAGAGCTTCTCGATGGTCCTTCCTGCGAAGAGCATTAGCGGGGCGACGGCGCCCTTGGCAAGGCCATACAAAACGTAGGCGATGCCGTTGAGGAGGTCTATCGCTATGAGGCCCTTCTTGATGTCCCACCGGTTGAAGAGCCTGCCGAAGAGATAAGTTAGCGGAATCGCCATGATGTTGACAGCAGTAAAGAACGCCCCAACTTCGAGGATTGAGTAACCCGTCTCCATGAGGTAGAGCGGGAAGAGTATCCAGACGATTAGGCCGGGTGCTATGAGCGTGTGATAGAGCATGTAGGCCTTGACATCGCGGGGAATCTCACTCCAGCGCATCTGAAACCCCGTTCAGATTATAGTCGGGGGCTTAAAACGTTTTCCGGGCATTTAATGTAAATTACCACAGCTTGCCCCACTCCGGGTACGAGTCTATTAAGGCGATTCTCACTAAGTCCCTTCGCTCGTAGAAGCGCCTTCTCTTGTCGTAGGTTTCAGTAACCCCAAGACTCTCTTTTTTAAGACATCAGGGGGATAATAGCAGTTCTCAAAGTCTGCATGGGATAAATAGGAAGAAAAGTTCAAAAGGCGTAGGCCTGCTCCGCCCACTCATAAGCGTCAAGACCGCTCTTCTCAGCCTCCTCCGGGACGCGTATTGGGGTTATCTTATCGGTGACCCACATCAGAATGTACGTCACTACAAAGGCGTAGATGGCACAGCCAACTGCAGCGGCGACCTGCTTGAGGAAGAAGGTTGTCCCTCCGTGAATAAGCCCGTTGCTACCGAGTATGGCGGAGCTACCGAAGATTCCAAGGAGTATTATGCCGCTGAATCCACCGATGCCGTGAACGCCCCAGACGTCAAGGGCGTCGTCCCATCCCTTCTTGTTCTTGTAGTCAACGGCAAGGTGGCAGATTATGGCAGCTAGTATTCCTATTGCCATAGCCGCCCGGGGGGTGACGTAGCCGGCTGCCGGCGTTATCGTGGCAAG
This genomic window from Thermococcus sp. contains:
- a CDS encoding ABC transporter ATP-binding protein, which translates into the protein MIILENVGKTIGEKEVLRGISLTIKPGEIHAYLGHNGAGKTTTFRLILGLLVPDSGRVEVLGVNPLKNPEVRARIGYLPEYDLLYPNLSVWDNLKRYASLKGVYDEKELRELLEFFELEEYAKKRVSALSSGTQRRVAMARAFLGEPDVLILDEPTRGLDPEWRLEFKRFLRKYAKEKNASVIFSTHILSDVDEVCDTVTVIREGQVLFSGGLEGFRRSAPTEETVLVKVVEVERAIEVLREKGYSPGIVGDYIALRNAEPSEINALLVGVGLRVEEVKRREPSLEEVYAMLHRIDP
- a CDS encoding MFS transporter; protein product: MRWSEIPRDVKAYMLYHTLIAPGLIVWILFPLYLMETGYSILEVGAFFTAVNIMAIPLTYLFGRLFNRWDIKKGLIAIDLLNGIAYVLYGLAKGAVAPLMLFAGRTIEKLSTVLYPLYRAYEQIIYPEDRYEEIFAWHLRLPEIARLITFPVLGYILGYVYPGPESYRWAFIFFGMFSVITVAYIWRFLPSVGREERITQEGFTFRAGEFKLLLAFEALLTLAWELAPEIVLINYVVFVLHKTVFEVTLIACASSVASIIGTYASERVPKEKGFQAIGVGMFINAFYALVMALAPPFWLALAVYALGDFGNTLWFPFYRSWMFKLIPKERASEFHAAISSYNRLIGLFTPFVAGALASLHATLPYAVSLGLFLIAGVMFWWLERKGIYPRTAS